One stretch of Tenacibaculum sp. MAR_2010_89 DNA includes these proteins:
- a CDS encoding MerR family transcriptional regulator — MNNIKTIFTIKDLENISGIKAHTIRIWEKRYNLFQPKRTDTNIRYYSSESLLKLLNVALLNKHKYKISKIAEMSDEQVKVTARELSFNYAVGDEAINSFKISMFQFDKVLFNNTYNKLLHKKTFRQIFKDVFVPFLENIGLLWQTDTLLPAHEHFISNLIIQKIQLNTENLEYITTKEDLTYVLFLPDGEIHEIGLLYLNYELVLRGYRTIYLGQSLPLNNLSYFFDSDTKMCFVSSMTVKPYEDKIKGYFKEIDEILSTTNHKFIGIGNKAMLVENELFNSNIKVYPSVIKVLEKI; from the coding sequence TTGAACAATATAAAAACCATATTCACAATTAAAGATCTAGAAAATATTTCTGGAATCAAGGCACATACTATTAGGATATGGGAAAAAAGATATAATTTATTTCAGCCTAAAAGAACGGACACCAACATTCGTTATTATTCTTCAGAAAGCCTTTTAAAGTTATTAAATGTAGCCTTATTAAATAAGCATAAGTATAAGATATCAAAAATTGCAGAAATGTCTGATGAGCAAGTAAAAGTGACTGCTCGTGAATTATCTTTTAATTATGCTGTAGGAGATGAAGCTATAAATTCTTTTAAAATATCAATGTTTCAATTTGATAAAGTATTGTTTAATAATACATATAACAAGCTTTTACATAAAAAAACATTTAGGCAAATCTTTAAAGATGTATTTGTTCCTTTTCTTGAAAATATTGGTTTATTATGGCAAACAGATACTTTACTTCCAGCTCATGAGCATTTTATATCTAATTTAATAATTCAAAAAATACAACTTAATACTGAAAATTTAGAGTACATAACCACTAAAGAAGATCTTACGTATGTTTTATTCCTTCCTGATGGTGAAATACATGAGATAGGGCTTTTGTACTTAAATTATGAATTGGTATTAAGGGGCTACAGAACTATCTATTTAGGACAAAGTTTACCATTGAATAATTTAAGTTACTTTTTTGATAGTGATACCAAAATGTGTTTTGTTTCTTCAATGACTGTAAAGCCTTACGAAGATAAAATAAAAGGTTATTTTAAAGAAATAGATGAAATACTGAGTACAACTAACCATAAATTCATAGGTATTGGTAATAAAGCCATGTTAGTTGAAAATGAACTATTCAATTCGAATATAAAGGTTTATCCTTCGGTTATAAAAGTATTAGAGAAAATATAG
- a CDS encoding FecR family protein: MNKKIDDDFLAKWLNNQLTKNELEDFKKTSDYALYEKIMNVSSEFEEPIFEKEKVFEGIKESTSALLSTEKRKSKVYKLNWLSAAASVLIIFSALYFFNSSTSHETGYGEQLAIILPDSSEVLLNSKSSISFKKRDWESSRELFLKGEAHFKVKKGETFKVVTDLGEVKVLGTQFNVQSNKEYIEVHCFEGKVRVNSGKANNILTKGKAVRNFNNGLEEKWNIDQEEPTWKNGETSFKSIALKFIVLSIENQYHIKIKTSDIDLTQKFTGSYTHDNLKVALKTVFEPMKIGVIFTDTKMVTLVKK; the protein is encoded by the coding sequence ATGAATAAAAAGATAGATGATGATTTTTTAGCTAAGTGGTTAAATAATCAGCTTACAAAAAATGAATTAGAAGATTTTAAAAAGACTTCTGATTATGCTTTGTATGAAAAAATAATGAATGTATCGTCAGAGTTTGAAGAACCTATATTTGAAAAAGAAAAGGTATTTGAAGGTATAAAAGAAAGTACAAGTGCTTTGTTAAGTACAGAAAAAAGAAAGTCTAAGGTTTATAAACTAAATTGGTTATCAGCAGCAGCGTCAGTTTTAATTATATTTAGTGCTTTATATTTTTTTAATAGTTCTACGAGCCATGAAACTGGTTATGGTGAACAGTTAGCAATAATATTACCAGATAGTTCTGAAGTGCTTTTAAATTCAAAATCATCAATTAGTTTCAAAAAAAGAGATTGGGAGAGCTCTAGAGAACTATTTTTGAAAGGTGAAGCACATTTTAAAGTGAAAAAAGGAGAAACCTTTAAAGTAGTTACCGATTTAGGTGAGGTTAAAGTACTAGGTACTCAATTCAATGTTCAATCAAACAAGGAATATATTGAAGTCCATTGTTTTGAAGGTAAAGTAAGAGTAAACTCTGGAAAGGCTAATAATATTTTAACAAAAGGTAAAGCAGTAAGGAATTTTAATAATGGTCTAGAAGAAAAATGGAATATAGATCAAGAAGAACCTACATGGAAAAATGGAGAAACTTCATTTAAAAGTATAGCCTTGAAATTTATAGTTTTATCTATTGAAAATCAATATCATATTAAAATAAAAACTTCTGATATAGACCTAACTCAAAAGTTTACTGGAAGTTATACCCATGACAATTTAAAAGTTGCTTTAAAAACTGTTTTTGAACCTATGAAAATAGGAGTTATCTTTACAGATACAAAAATGGTTACATTAGTTAAAAAGTAA
- a CDS encoding NAD(P)/FAD-dependent oxidoreductase — MIKQENKISIIGSGFSSLSAACYLAKYGYEVVVYEKNKTIGGRARQYLNDGFTFDIGPTWYWMPDVFEKFFADFGKKPSDYYKLEKLSPAYQVYFGKNDSIVIPDNFQEICDVFEKEEKGSSKHLIKFMKSAEDNYDIAVKDMVYKPGVSPLELISFKTAVRLSQFFSTIRKQVRKKIKSEKLIQILEFPVLFLGAKPSNTPAFYNFMNYADFSLGTWHPVGGMYKVIEGMSKLAKDLGVQFKTNATINSIEVDESNKVSGMQVNGERVETNLILSGADYHHTETLLPTKFRQYSEKYWSNKTFAPSSLLFYIGFDKKLKNVCHHTLFFDTDFDEHAKTIYDNPSWPEKPLFYASFPSITDDSFAPENKEAGTILIPLAPGIEDTPKIREKYFNIVIERLEKLTGQKVRDSILFKESYCVNDFIKDYNSYKGNAYGLANILTQTAFLRPKIKSNKVNNLYFTGQLTVPGPGVPPSLISGKVASELILKTRK, encoded by the coding sequence ATGATTAAACAAGAAAATAAAATATCAATAATAGGATCAGGTTTTTCATCATTGTCTGCAGCATGCTATTTAGCTAAGTATGGTTATGAAGTTGTAGTTTATGAGAAAAATAAAACTATTGGTGGTAGAGCAAGACAGTATTTAAATGATGGGTTTACATTTGATATCGGACCAACATGGTACTGGATGCCAGATGTATTTGAAAAGTTTTTTGCTGATTTTGGTAAGAAACCCTCTGATTATTACAAGTTAGAAAAATTATCGCCAGCTTACCAAGTTTATTTTGGTAAAAACGATAGTATTGTTATTCCCGACAATTTTCAAGAAATATGTGATGTTTTCGAAAAAGAAGAAAAAGGCAGTTCTAAACACTTAATTAAGTTTATGAAATCTGCCGAAGATAATTATGATATAGCTGTGAAAGATATGGTATATAAGCCAGGGGTTTCACCGTTAGAGTTGATTTCATTTAAAACAGCAGTCAGATTAAGTCAGTTTTTTTCTACGATACGAAAGCAAGTTAGAAAGAAAATAAAAAGTGAAAAATTAATTCAGATACTAGAGTTTCCTGTATTGTTTTTAGGTGCAAAACCTAGTAATACACCTGCATTTTATAATTTCATGAATTATGCTGATTTTTCTTTAGGTACATGGCATCCGGTCGGAGGAATGTATAAGGTAATTGAAGGAATGTCTAAATTGGCAAAAGATTTAGGAGTTCAGTTTAAAACTAATGCTACAATAAATTCTATTGAAGTAGATGAAAGTAATAAAGTTTCAGGAATGCAGGTAAATGGGGAAAGAGTTGAAACAAATTTAATTTTAAGTGGTGCTGACTATCACCATACTGAAACACTATTACCAACTAAGTTTAGGCAATATTCAGAAAAGTATTGGTCAAATAAAACATTTGCACCATCATCTTTATTGTTTTATATTGGGTTTGATAAAAAATTAAAAAATGTATGTCATCACACGTTGTTTTTTGATACAGACTTTGATGAACATGCAAAAACAATTTATGACAATCCTAGTTGGCCAGAAAAACCTCTATTTTATGCAAGTTTTCCATCAATAACTGATGATTCATTTGCTCCTGAAAATAAAGAAGCAGGAACAATTTTAATTCCTTTGGCGCCAGGTATAGAAGATACTCCTAAAATAAGGGAAAAGTATTTTAATATTGTTATAGAAAGGCTAGAAAAATTAACAGGTCAAAAAGTAAGAGATTCTATTTTATTTAAAGAAAGTTATTGTGTAAATGATTTTATAAAAGATTACAATTCTTACAAAGGAAACGCTTATGGATTAGCTAATATTCTAACACAAACTGCTTTTTTAAGACCTAAAATCAAAAGTAATAAGGTAAACAACCTATATTTTACAGGACAATTAACGGTTCCAGGACCGGGTGTACCACCGTCTTTAATTTCGGGTAAAGTAGCTTCAGAACTAATTTTAAAAACACGTAAATAA
- a CDS encoding TetR family transcriptional regulator C-terminal domain-containing protein, translating to MARKKNITADKIIELYMDEVLMGTNTSSTIYAFSKNNNFEESEFYRHFNSFETLEKKVFAIFCSKTVELLLKNDDYKMYDSKSKLLSFYYTFFELLSANRSYVTLKLKQNKNKLESLKLLSKLRLEFQEYISAEIHTDKIDFKNKTANKIQDKGFLEASWMHLLFTIQFWLDDESENFEKTDIFIEKSVKASFDLRDITPVQSVFDFAKFLWKEKMPTV from the coding sequence ATGGCTCGAAAAAAAAATATAACAGCAGATAAAATAATAGAATTATATATGGATGAAGTATTAATGGGAACAAATACTTCAAGTACAATATATGCTTTTTCAAAGAATAATAATTTTGAAGAAAGTGAATTCTATAGACACTTCAATAGTTTTGAAACTCTTGAGAAAAAAGTTTTTGCAATTTTTTGTAGTAAAACGGTTGAATTATTATTAAAAAATGATGATTACAAAATGTATGATTCTAAAAGTAAATTATTAAGTTTTTACTATACATTTTTTGAATTGTTATCAGCTAATAGGTCCTATGTAACTTTAAAGTTGAAACAAAACAAGAATAAATTAGAATCTTTAAAATTATTATCAAAATTAAGATTAGAGTTTCAAGAATATATTTCAGCAGAAATTCACACAGATAAAATTGATTTTAAAAATAAAACAGCAAATAAAATTCAAGACAAAGGGTTTTTAGAAGCTTCATGGATGCATTTACTATTTACAATCCAATTTTGGCTAGATGATGAGTCAGAAAATTTTGAAAAAACAGATATTTTTATTGAAAAATCAGTGAAAGCAAGTTTTGATTTAAGAGATATAACACCTGTTCAAAGTGTGTTTGATTTTGCTAAATTTTTGTGGAAAGAAAAAATGCCTACAGTATGA
- a CDS encoding sterol desaturase family protein, with amino-acid sequence MITFAVVTIGTFIIMEGVTWCTHKYVMHGFGWFLHEDHHQPGYPHVFEKNDAFFVVFAVPSILLFYFGIRPELNSLFFIGLGILLYGLAYFLIHDVLIHRRFNWFKNTSNRYLRGLRKAHKIHHKHLGKPDGECFGMLFVPFKYFKKRQ; translated from the coding sequence ATGATCACATTTGCAGTTGTAACAATAGGAACTTTTATAATTATGGAAGGTGTTACTTGGTGTACACATAAATATGTGATGCATGGATTTGGATGGTTTTTACATGAAGATCATCATCAACCAGGATATCCTCATGTTTTTGAAAAAAATGATGCTTTTTTTGTAGTTTTTGCTGTACCAAGTATTTTACTTTTTTATTTTGGGATTAGGCCTGAATTAAACTCCTTGTTTTTTATTGGTTTAGGTATTTTGCTTTATGGCTTAGCTTACTTTTTAATTCATGATGTTCTTATTCATCGTAGATTTAATTGGTTTAAAAACACAAGTAATAGATATTTAAGAGGTTTAAGGAAAGCACATAAAATTCATCATAAACATTTAGGAAAACCAGATGGAGAATGTTTTGGAATGTTGTTTGTTCCTTTTAAATATTTCAAAAAAAGACAGTAG
- a CDS encoding phytoene/squalene synthase family protein: protein MKQLFDQVSYNCSKLVTKKYSTSFSLATRMLAPEIRAAVYNIYGFVRFADEIVDTFHEYDKEALMYQFEKNYYLGKHQGISLNPILNSFIQTVNKYHIEDELIQAFLKSMKADLFKTEYTTQEEYNEYIYGSADVVGLMCLRVFVKGDNEKYEELKKAAMRLGSAFQKVNFLRDLKDDIELLNRSYFPNIDLKQLDKASKEQIINEIEDDFEFAYKNGVLKLPVEAKFGVYIAYRYYRRLLKKLKSVPSSQIMDTRIRISNSLKISLLMRGYARYKLNLL from the coding sequence ATGAAACAATTATTTGATCAAGTATCCTACAATTGCAGTAAATTAGTAACTAAAAAATACAGTACTTCTTTTTCTTTAGCAACAAGAATGTTAGCCCCCGAAATTAGAGCTGCAGTATATAATATTTATGGATTTGTAAGATTTGCAGATGAAATAGTTGATACATTTCATGAATATGATAAAGAAGCATTGATGTATCAGTTTGAAAAAAATTATTATTTAGGCAAGCATCAGGGAATTAGTTTAAATCCTATTTTGAATTCTTTTATACAAACTGTAAATAAATATCATATAGAAGATGAATTAATTCAAGCATTTTTAAAAAGCATGAAAGCAGATTTATTTAAAACGGAATATACTACTCAAGAAGAATATAATGAATATATATATGGTTCTGCTGACGTAGTTGGTTTAATGTGTTTACGAGTTTTTGTTAAAGGTGATAATGAGAAATATGAAGAATTAAAAAAAGCTGCAATGAGATTAGGTTCAGCTTTTCAAAAAGTTAATTTTTTACGTGATTTAAAAGATGATATTGAATTATTAAATAGATCTTATTTCCCAAATATCGATTTAAAACAGTTAGATAAGGCCTCAAAAGAACAAATTATAAATGAAATTGAAGATGATTTTGAGTTTGCTTATAAAAACGGAGTTTTAAAATTACCAGTTGAAGCTAAATTTGGAGTATATATTGCTTATAGATATTATAGAAGATTATTAAAAAAACTTAAGTCTGTCCCTTCTTCTCAAATAATGGATACAAGAATACGAATTTCAAATAGCTTGAAAATTAGCTTACTTATGAGAGGGTATGCTAGGTATAAATTAAATTTATTATAA
- a CDS encoding lycopene cyclase domain-containing protein, whose protein sequence is MNNYLYLILNLGSLSIPLLYSFFEKEFHFIQYFKAVVLSIILVAIPFLIWDGIFTYYRVWGFNPDYHLSIDILGMPLEECMFFFCIPYACLFTHEVLKFYLPNFKLSKGTTIIVSTLLLVLVCFLLIFNFGKWYTTVNFIFFILLLIYSIKNHLHVLANYLPSFIVIMIPFLLINGILTGSFIDEPVVWYDNTENLNFRIFTIPFEDVFYAFNLLFSIQLLFNYLKKGSMKNKPLVRFVVFLIVNYLALYIGVILMENGPRAEWYLSLNKAPWTPPGWVFGVAWSSIMFFFSFYMTKLSFKFNFFNKELIVLYTVQWILNVSWNLSFFNNHQTILGLVVIMILWLLIGYFTFKYIKTLGVYTLLIVPYLVWMTIATSLNAYIVLNN, encoded by the coding sequence ATGAACAATTACTTATATCTCATATTAAATTTAGGGAGTTTAAGTATTCCTTTACTGTATAGTTTTTTTGAAAAAGAATTTCACTTTATTCAATATTTTAAAGCAGTTGTATTAAGTATTATTTTGGTAGCGATACCATTTTTAATATGGGATGGTATTTTTACTTACTATAGAGTTTGGGGGTTTAATCCAGATTATCATTTATCAATTGATATTCTAGGAATGCCACTTGAAGAATGTATGTTTTTTTTCTGTATTCCTTATGCCTGCTTATTTACTCATGAAGTTTTAAAATTCTATTTACCAAACTTTAAGTTATCAAAAGGAACAACAATTATAGTTTCAACTTTGCTATTGGTATTAGTGTGTTTTTTATTAATTTTTAATTTTGGTAAATGGTATACAACTGTAAACTTTATATTTTTCATACTATTATTAATTTATAGTATTAAGAATCATTTACATGTTTTAGCTAATTATTTGCCAAGTTTTATAGTAATAATGATTCCATTTTTATTAATTAATGGAATTTTAACAGGAAGTTTTATTGATGAACCAGTAGTATGGTATGATAATACTGAAAATTTAAATTTTAGAATATTTACTATTCCATTTGAGGATGTGTTTTACGCTTTTAATTTACTATTTTCAATACAATTATTGTTTAATTATTTAAAAAAAGGGAGCATGAAAAATAAACCTCTTGTACGCTTTGTTGTTTTTTTAATTGTTAATTATTTAGCGTTATATATAGGTGTAATATTAATGGAAAATGGACCTAGAGCTGAATGGTACCTTTCGCTAAATAAAGCTCCATGGACCCCACCAGGTTGGGTGTTTGGAGTTGCTTGGTCATCAATTATGTTCTTCTTTTCTTTCTACATGACTAAATTGAGCTTTAAGTTTAATTTTTTTAATAAAGAATTGATTGTATTGTATACTGTTCAGTGGATATTGAATGTAAGTTGGAACTTATCTTTCTTTAATAATCATCAAACTATATTAGGACTTGTAGTAATAATGATTTTATGGTTATTAATAGGTTATTTTACTTTTAAATACATAAAAACCTTAGGAGTTTATACACTATTAATAGTACCTTATTTGGTTTGGATGACTATCGCAACTAGTTTAAATGCTTATATAGTTTTAAACAATTAA
- a CDS encoding multidrug effflux MFS transporter: MHKTSNNSKLEFITLMASLMSLVALSIDALLPALDQIGYSINLKDTSDNQLLVTMIFLGLGFGQLIAGPISDSFGRKPIIYFGFIIFVLASFICVTASSIEMMIIGRILQGIGLSAPRTISIAMVRDSFSGNYMAKIMSFIVVIFILVPVVAPSLGKIMLDNYGWKSIFYSQLIFGVLIMIWLWKRQPETLKKEHKTTFSYKLFINGYKEFKKQKQAFVFTLISGLITGSFMVYLSASQYIFQEQYSLHEEFPFIFAGLAISVGFATFLNGTLVMKFGMFKLVYFFTYVFILVPIIYIALFYGSKNPSIEIILLFFALQFFSIGFLFGNLRALAMQPIGHIAGIGAAFNGFISTIMAVPIAMFIGSYITTTSIPLFIGFLACGLLSLAMLVYVKKEVQL; encoded by the coding sequence ATGCATAAAACTTCAAATAATTCTAAATTAGAATTCATTACTTTAATGGCTTCTTTAATGTCATTAGTTGCCTTATCTATTGATGCTTTACTACCTGCTTTGGATCAAATAGGATACTCTATCAATCTAAAAGACACAAGTGATAATCAACTTCTTGTTACTATGATATTTTTAGGTCTTGGTTTTGGTCAATTAATTGCAGGTCCTATTTCTGATAGTTTTGGTAGAAAACCAATAATATATTTTGGCTTTATTATTTTTGTTTTAGCTAGTTTTATTTGTGTTACAGCTTCAAGTATTGAAATGATGATAATTGGTAGAATTTTACAAGGAATTGGTCTTTCAGCACCAAGAACCATTAGTATAGCAATGGTACGTGATAGTTTTAGTGGTAACTATATGGCTAAAATAATGTCTTTTATAGTTGTAATTTTCATTTTAGTACCAGTAGTAGCTCCTTCATTAGGTAAAATTATGCTTGATAATTATGGGTGGAAATCTATATTTTATAGTCAATTAATATTTGGAGTATTAATTATGATATGGCTGTGGAAAAGACAGCCAGAAACTTTAAAAAAAGAGCATAAAACTACTTTTTCATATAAGCTTTTTATTAACGGATATAAAGAATTTAAAAAACAGAAGCAAGCATTTGTTTTTACTTTAATTTCTGGGCTAATTACAGGCTCTTTTATGGTATACTTAAGTGCTTCACAATATATTTTTCAAGAACAATATAGCTTACATGAAGAATTTCCTTTTATTTTTGCTGGGCTAGCTATTTCTGTAGGTTTTGCAACATTTTTAAATGGAACTTTAGTCATGAAGTTTGGTATGTTTAAACTAGTCTATTTTTTTACTTATGTTTTTATTCTAGTTCCTATTATTTATATCGCTTTATTTTATGGTTCTAAAAACCCTAGTATTGAAATTATTTTATTGTTTTTTGCGCTTCAATTTTTTTCGATAGGTTTTTTATTTGGAAACTTAAGAGCTTTAGCAATGCAACCTATAGGTCATATTGCTGGTATTGGCGCAGCATTTAATGGTTTTATATCTACAATAATGGCAGTTCCTATTGCTATGTTTATAGGTAGTTATATAACAACGACATCTATTCCTCTTTTTATAGGCTTTTTGGCTTGTGGATTACTTTCATTAGCGATGCTAGTATACGTTAAGAAAGAGGTACAATTATAA
- a CDS encoding RNA polymerase sigma factor: MKTKKTICQPKVFEDVYDKQSKSLHNFMYYKCGDKDLAEDFVQESFIKLWENCSKVLIEKAKSFLFTVANNMFLNHVAHKKIVLKHSSENKKGYTNETPEFIIEEKEFLSKLKNAIADLPEKQREVFLLNRINKKKYREIAEMLDISVKAVEKRMSLALKALRDKIGRNLK; encoded by the coding sequence ATGAAAACAAAAAAAACAATTTGTCAACCAAAAGTATTTGAAGATGTTTATGATAAACAATCAAAATCTTTACATAATTTTATGTATTACAAATGTGGTGATAAAGATTTAGCAGAAGATTTTGTTCAAGAATCTTTCATTAAGTTATGGGAGAATTGTTCAAAAGTACTTATAGAAAAAGCTAAATCATTTTTATTTACTGTTGCTAACAATATGTTTTTAAATCATGTTGCACATAAAAAAATTGTATTGAAGCATTCTTCTGAAAACAAGAAAGGTTACACAAATGAGACCCCCGAATTTATAATTGAAGAGAAAGAGTTTTTAAGTAAGCTTAAAAATGCTATAGCAGATTTACCTGAAAAACAGCGTGAAGTTTTTTTATTAAATAGAATTAATAAAAAAAAATATAGAGAAATTGCTGAAATGCTAGATATATCTGTTAAAGCAGTAGAAAAAAGAATGTCTTTGGCATTAAAAGCATTAAGAGATAAAATAGGGAGGAATTTAAAGTAG
- a CDS encoding TonB-dependent receptor yields MNFKFHVLLILPFFWAINSLHAQKNKQKDSIQLRDLFVVLEKKHEIKFSYNDKLIKNKFVENSFIKLPLNKVLDKIAINFKLRFEKITERYITVSKSGKLYQISGNIFDKKDKKPIQGASVVSLRRNKGVISNENGFFKLSNLIEGDKIEVSFIGYDTKTLIVNEELTSEQLSLILSESTTLLEEVLVSDYMVGGIDKKTDGSLVISPKKLGTVSGLTEPDILQSVQLLPGINSPDETASGLFIRGGTPEQNLILFDGIKMYNSSHFFGMISAFNPYIVDKVKVFKSGASAEYGNHTSGVIDIETNKEIPKSFNGGFGVNMTHFDAFMNIPISKKIGISLSGRRSFTDVFKTNTFNRLSKKVFQNSIISRNESVGTELYDSKNDFYFFDVNSKLTYKPSSKDIITFNYLLVRNKLNYVFNTKNSNRYITEDDLQIKNTGIRTMWERKLGNNSILRTNFYSSTYDLNYEYNGSFDYGSPYTQKALKSNIIKDLGFKSVFEKKLNEKSSFLTGYEFSNNSVSYSIERGVKSTISSTKYKIADSGNNNSHAWFFNYGFNNYKKTIVNVGVRTNYFTLSDKVYFAPRIYFQQQLLPNLSFKTSFEFKQQNIGRLLEVHTSDFGLENEVWLLIDNEELPILRNKQYTFGAIYKANGLTFDIDYYRKYSKGVTSATKATEGNIRGFYQGTSKVDGVDVLLKKSINNYNTWVNFSYSKSRYIFDEVNNGKFFSTNFDTTNSFLWAHNLNLGNFSFSLAWIWKTGTPYSPVERIENNGNLVLGDLNSKRLPAYHKMDLSSSYSFNFDKNKKWKGKIGISLLNLYDRTNYLRRSYSSVWDGTKYSIQQSEQLSLGMTPNLVLRIFIK; encoded by the coding sequence ATGAATTTTAAATTTCATGTTTTATTAATATTACCTTTTTTTTGGGCAATAAATTCTTTACATGCTCAAAAAAATAAACAAAAGGACTCTATACAATTAAGAGACCTTTTTGTTGTTTTAGAAAAAAAACATGAAATAAAATTCTCCTACAATGATAAACTCATTAAAAATAAGTTTGTAGAAAACTCATTTATTAAACTACCTCTAAACAAAGTTCTTGATAAAATAGCCATTAATTTTAAATTAAGGTTTGAAAAAATAACAGAAAGATACATTACTGTTTCAAAATCAGGAAAATTATATCAGATTAGTGGAAATATTTTTGATAAAAAAGATAAAAAGCCAATTCAAGGAGCTAGTGTTGTTTCGTTACGTAGAAACAAAGGTGTGATATCTAATGAAAATGGCTTTTTTAAACTATCTAACCTTATTGAAGGTGATAAAATTGAAGTGTCCTTTATAGGTTATGATACTAAAACATTAATAGTCAATGAAGAATTGACTTCTGAACAATTATCATTAATATTGAGTGAATCTACTACTTTATTAGAAGAAGTTTTAGTTTCCGACTACATGGTTGGAGGTATTGATAAAAAAACTGATGGATCTTTAGTAATTTCTCCTAAAAAATTAGGTACAGTTTCTGGATTAACTGAACCCGATATATTACAAAGTGTACAATTATTACCAGGAATTAACAGCCCTGATGAAACTGCTTCAGGTTTGTTTATAAGAGGAGGTACTCCTGAACAGAATTTAATACTTTTTGATGGTATTAAAATGTATAACTCATCACATTTCTTTGGAATGATATCTGCATTTAATCCTTATATTGTTGATAAGGTTAAAGTTTTTAAAAGTGGAGCTAGTGCTGAATATGGTAATCATACTTCTGGTGTAATTGATATAGAAACAAATAAAGAAATACCTAAAAGTTTTAATGGAGGGTTTGGTGTAAATATGACACATTTTGATGCGTTTATGAATATACCTATTTCAAAAAAAATTGGAATTTCTTTATCAGGAAGAAGATCTTTTACTGACGTTTTCAAAACAAATACGTTTAATAGATTATCAAAAAAAGTTTTTCAAAACTCAATTATATCAAGAAACGAAAGTGTTGGGACAGAATTATATGATAGTAAAAATGATTTTTATTTTTTTGATGTTAATTCCAAACTTACTTATAAACCTTCTTCTAAAGATATTATTACATTTAATTATTTATTAGTTAGGAATAAATTAAACTATGTTTTTAATACTAAAAACTCTAATAGGTATATAACAGAAGATGATTTACAAATAAAGAATACTGGAATTAGAACTATGTGGGAACGTAAACTAGGAAATAATTCTATTTTAAGAACAAATTTTTATTCATCAACTTATGATTTGAATTATGAATACAATGGGTCATTTGACTATGGTAGTCCATACACGCAAAAGGCGCTGAAAAGTAATATCATTAAAGATTTAGGATTTAAAAGTGTTTTTGAGAAAAAATTAAATGAAAAATCGTCTTTTCTAACAGGTTATGAATTTTCAAATAATAGTGTAAGTTACAGTATTGAAAGAGGAGTTAAATCTACAATTTCAAGTACAAAATATAAAATAGCTGACTCTGGAAATAATAATTCCCATGCTTGGTTTTTTAATTATGGATTTAATAATTATAAAAAAACAATTGTAAACGTAGGAGTTAGAACAAACTATTTTACACTTTCTGATAAAGTTTATTTTGCACCTAGAATCTATTTTCAACAACAATTATTACCTAATTTATCATTTAAAACTTCTTTTGAGTTCAAACAGCAAAATATAGGAAGGTTGTTAGAAGTTCATACTTCAGATTTTGGTTTAGAAAATGAAGTTTGGTTACTGATTGATAATGAAGAGTTACCAATTTTAAGAAATAAACAATATACTTTCGGTGCTATATATAAAGCTAATGGATTAACATTTGACATAGATTATTACAGAAAGTATAGTAAAGGAGTAACTTCAGCTACAAAGGCTACTGAAGGAAATATTAGAGGTTTTTATCAAGGTACGAGTAAGGTTGATGGAGTTGATGTATTGTTAAAAAAATCTATTAATAATTATAATACTTGGGTGAACTTTAGTTACAGTAAATCTAGGTATATTTTTGATGAAGTTAATAATGGGAAATTTTTCTCTACAAATTTTGATACAACCAATAGTTTTTTGTGGGCACATAATTTGAATTTAGGTAACTTTAGTTTTTCATTAGCCTGGATTTGGAAAACAGGAACACCTTATTCACCAGTTGAAAGAATTGAAAATAATGGAAATCTTGTCTTAGGAGATCTTAATTCAAAAAGACTGCCAGCTTACCATAAAATGGATTTATCATCCAGTTATTCTTTTAATTTTGATAAAAATAAAAAGTGGAAAGGAAAAATAGGGATTTCATTATTAAATTTATACGACAGAACAAACTACTTGAGGAGAAGTTATAGTAGTGTTTGGGATGGTACAAAATATAGTATTCAACAAAGTGAGCAGCTATCTTTAGGTATGACTCCAAACCTAGTTTTGAGAATTTTTATCAAATAA